One stretch of Pelmatolapia mariae isolate MD_Pm_ZW linkage group LG3_W, Pm_UMD_F_2, whole genome shotgun sequence DNA includes these proteins:
- the si:ch211-119e14.1 gene encoding retrotransposon-like protein 1, with amino-acid sequence MDSKTTVLVVILLVLLVALFVLYKKLNREAEGEYTVRRIIYKEGGLRDQARSAALAVGARLGVQLWPGSDEEEEGEEMQEVQDEEEQVDSGGSQGSDTEGDEEEEDNDTDRSGNAKEKESNTSNDNSSIGSSEAGEQTKLNDESEPKGETEDKSEEKEEKVGEEQSKAEASGGPGLLIDLKQFSGSAIWSEEGGEGKGDVTAL; translated from the coding sequence ATGGACAGCAAAACTACGGTCCTTGTTGTCATCCTATTAGTCCTCCTTGTTGCGCTCTTTGTACTGTACAAGAAGCTGAACAGGGAGGCTGAAGGGGAATATACAGTCCGACGCATCATCTACAAAGAAGGAGGTCTCAGGGACCAGGCGAGAAGTGCAGCGTTAGCTGTGGGGGCACGTCTTGGGGTCCAGCTGTGGCCTGGAAgtgatgaagaagaggaagggGAGGAAATGCAGGAAGTCCAAGATGAAGAAGAACAGGTGGATAGTGGTGGTAGTCAGGGGAGTGACACAGAgggagatgaagaggaggaggacaacGACACGGACCGGTCTGGTAATGCTAAGGAGAAAGAAAGTAATACTTCAAATGATAACTCAAGTATTGGGAGTTCAGAGGCAGGAGAGCAAACCAAACTTAACGATGAGTCTGAGCCAAAGGGAGAGACGGAGGATAAAAGTgaagaaaaggaggagaaagTGGGAGAAGAGCAGAGTAAAGCTGAGGCAAGTGGAGGGCCGGGATTGCTGATAGATCTAAAGCAGTTCTCTGGAAGCGCGATCTGGTCTGAAGAAGGTGGTGAGGGTAAAGGTGACGTGACGGCGTTGTGA